In Euphorbia lathyris chromosome 10, ddEupLath1.1, whole genome shotgun sequence, the DNA window TTTTTCCAATAATCCATCgtcccatgattcttggaattagccttctgtgtattttcgaggcttcaattattggtgcagaagatcgGCAGACTTTTTCTTCTAGTAAACGGATCGGTCAAGCTGTTCTGATTGATACTCAGCTCCACTCGTTTtctttcgaatgttcaactccTACGCTGAGTTCCTCTTTAGTCAGCTCTGTTCTTGAAGAAGTCTTTAGCAGTTACTTCTGGTGCTGAaatccttcttagtcagcttttGTTCTGTTCGGATAGTGAAGACGTCTTTtgatttagtcagcttcgttctgatAAATCCGAAAGAgacttctcatgctgagttctgCTTTACTCCAGCGTTGatcctttcatgctgagttctgcTTTACTTCAGCGCTCATCCTTTCACGCTGAGTTCTGCTTTACTTCAGCGTTCatcctttcatgctgagttctgttTTTCTCAGCTttgtttgtgctgacttttgtcctgtcttatttacttatatatttttgcactcaacattgaacaaacatattagtacaattaaatcaaagcattttaaatttaattgcctcttaatcatgaatgattttgtcaaatcaaaatcttgtggaaaggtgtttcaacatctatatggtctgaaacaATCCCCTAGACAATGGTACATGAAGTTCGATCAGTTTATGATGAGTCAGGACTTTCATAGGTCTAGTTATGACTGGTGTGTGTATAGTAGGAACCTTAGTGATGGCTCtaagatttatctcttgttatatgttgatgacatgcttatagctTGTCACAACAAAGCTGCCataaatcagttaaaggcacaactaaacacacggtttgagatgaaggacctcgggtcagcacggaaaattttagggatgcagatttctcgagacagaggaagaaagaagttgTTCCTAAGTCAGTAAGTTTACCTGAGCAAGGTGTTAGAACATTTTGGGATGACGGATTCGAAGGCCGTACTCACTCCACTTGCaggtcacttcaagctgagcagtaaTCAAAGTCCTCAAACTGATGAGGAAAAAGAAGACATGGAGAGGATCCCATATTCCAGTGTTGTAGGCTGTCTAATGTACGCGATGGTCTGTACACGCCCAGATTTGGCTCATGCTGTGAGTCTCATAAGCAGGTTCATGGCAAATCCAGGGAGAGCACACTAGTCAGCGGTGAAATGGGTCCTGAGGTATGTCAAGGCTCATTGGGTACAGGTTTGAGTTATGGTGGAGCTGAAGCTCTAGTGGATGATGTAGCAGAGTTTGTTGATTCCGATTATGCTGGTAGTATTGACACCCGAAAATCCCAAACTGGGTACGTGTTCACAGTGTTTGGAACGACAATAAGTTGGAGGGCGAATctacagtcagttgtgactttgtcaacaaccgaagctgagtttATTGCCGTCACAGAGGCAGTAAAAGAAGCTATGTGGCTGAGAGGGGTCTTAACAGAACTTGGAGTGACACAGGTTGATGGTTTGAAGATTTACTGTGATAGCCAAGgagctatacatctgtcaaagcaCCAAGTATTTCACGagcaatccaaacacatagatgtgAGAATGCATTTCGTTAGGGATGTGATTAGCACTGGTACTGTTCAGGTGGTGAAAGTGGGAACTGAGGATAATCCAGCCGACATGTTGACCAAATCtgtttcaagtaataaatttgaacattgcttgaaactggTTAGGATGGTCAATGGTCCTTGAGCGTATTCTCTTCACTAGTTAATAGGGTGATCAGAAAgacaaggtggagattgtaagtcgttgtttttctATCACGAGCTGATGTGCTGATGTGGACTGTGAGCAAACAGGTCAGCATGGTTGTGAGTTAACTGGTCAACATGTCTGAGAGCAAACAGGTCAGCATGGTTGTGAGTTAACTGGTCAACATGTCTGAGAGCAAACGGGTCAGCATGGTTGTGAGTAAACTAGTCAGCATGACAGTGAGCAAACTGGTCAGCATAGCTGTGAGTCAATAAGTCAGCATGGCCTTGATATGTTAATACTTTTGTAAAGTAAGGATTATTTGGGTATTTGACAATCTTGTAAAGCCTATAAATAAAGGTTCTAGGTTGGgagttagtatgttgttttttATCTTTGAATGAAATTTTGTATTCACTGGACATACACTGATTtcttgagagagaaagaaagaaactcATAAAGCTAGGGTTTGGGAAACACGAGAGTTTTCTTGAGAGGAAACGGTTTCtgaatcttgttgtaatctccattgattagtgaagaagctggatgtaggcatttaagccgaaccagggtaaattctgtatgtgttcttttgtttgttgtttcaagatccaatctgtgatctgGAGAGTTCAttatctgtgtggttgattgatcgttcgaagtaGAGTTAGTTCAACAGACATACTACCTACTAAGATAAACTCAAACACTAAAATTTTATGCCGATTTTTTGTTGTGTAATCATGTCATGTGTGCTTTCATCACACCTATAATTTGAACCCACAATCTCTCACTTTTAAGCAAATATCTTTAACGAACTCAACCACTTAAAactattaaaataatactacataaattaaatacaaataaatattaaGAAGACCATAAAAAATGGAACCATCGATACTCAAATAGTGAAGCCGGTCGACAGAAGCTCCGGTCTCGAGCTGTGGACTTGGTCCAGAGCTGCTAATAATGGAAATGAAATCAAAATGCCACAATAATTGTTTTCTTACGGTTGGGGCTGCCGCTGGTACGCATTATTTTCATACTTATTATTATTCCAtagtattttcttttttattttgactataattattactattagTCCATTTGTTGACAACCACGCATCTGCACGTTATTGCGAGAAATTTTATGATAAGCAAtatattagtatttttttttttggtaagaagcaATATATtagtattaattataaaactcaATTATTCTAACAAATccttttccatttccatttttattcttttaatttatttgcttaatgATTTTGAGGCTGAGTAGACACTTAATAGATAAATTTTTCCTTTCTATTATACAATAATAACTTAAACCATTTGATAGCTCTAAACACTCAAACTAAtcttaataatttaaaatattatttgattcTTGATCTATTGAAAATTTTGGTTTTCTCCTTGTTATTTAATAACACTTTCCCGTaccaaaattttttatttttcttccgaTCTTGGTAATATTTTTCCATACTTTATAAAAAATGGTGAGATTTCAATTAGTatgaatgataaattattgTTTGAGATTTCACCAGTTTGAATATATTAAGGGACAAGtgttattataaaataataagttAGAGATACGCAACGCAAAACAAATAGTGTTTTAAACCATACCTTTAATAAACATGAAGGCATTTAGTACATGTCAATAATGTTAGTTTAATTGATCACATGGCATGTGGAAAGTAGAATTATAAATAGGAGGCAAGGGAAGGGAAGGCAGGGAAATGTATGATATAGAGataaaagaaaatggaagaaatgaAAGGAGAGATAGTAGCAGAGGTTGAACTGAAATCAGGTCCACATGCGTTTTTCAAGTTCTGGAAGGAAGAAGCACATAACACCCCTAACCATACTTCTTCACATATTAAAGCTGTTAAAATTCATCATGGTGATGGCAAGACTCCTGGTTCCATTAAAATCTGGGACTACACCATAGGTACTCTTTTTATGCATAACTCTTCATTCATATTCACGCTTTCATTTTTTACATTAATTACTCCTTTACTAACAATTTCCTTACACTGATTCTTCTGGATATTCCATCAAAAGCACCTCATTATATTTTGGCGTAATCAGAATGATCCTGATACGTTTTAGCTTTTATATAGGCCTAATGCATCTCTGCCCCTATActtatatataaaattcaacTGTTGCTTTATATTTTGAAAACGTTATTCACtcttgaatttatttaaaattattaatgattCCTATAATCCATGTGGTAGCGTAAAAAGATATTTTGGCGAGTTGAAATTTGTACACTTCAAACGTGTCATTGGAAGCAAGTTTAAAGGCAAACATGTCACTTTTAAAAGGTTTAAGTAAGTTCAAGAAGGTAAAtaaaaagttttcaaaatatAAGTGGGAAGTAATTGAATCTTATGGATAAATATAAATAGGTAAAAATGTAATAagctttttatttatataaatttaatcgAATGATCATAGGACCAGCTCCTAGGGCGACCTAGGACCTCATAAAATAGGAGGGCATCCAATCCAAAAATTATATCAACACAATAATTATTTAAATCACaattcttaaaaaatatatctatTATTATGTAACTTAACTTAATATAAATCATTCAATTATCCTTGTGTTTCCGAAAAAGATCAAATTACAAACCACATAGCTTCTAACTGATTGGTTTAGTGTAAATTGTCCAGAAGATTGATTCGGGATTAATGGATCTTATTTTTGATAAACTAAATGCAGACGGAAAAAAGGAGGTGTTTAAAGAGATGATAGAAGTggaagaggagaagaagatgGTAAAGCTAACAGGTCTGGAAGGGGATGTGTTCAAGCTATATAAGGTTTATAATGGAATATGGCATATCATACCTAAAGGAGATGGTTACGTTGCCAAAATAACAATTGAATATGAGAAACTCAATCCTGAATTTCCTGCTCCTCACAAATACTTGGATATGGTCGCCAATTTTACTAAGGATATCGATGCTGGCCTTGTCAATGCTTCTGCTTCTGTTTCTGCTTGATATATTATAATTGGGTTTGGTGTGTATAATAATTGAAGAGCTACAAGCTCCTTTAATGTAATATGCGAGTTTGATATATATGTCAATCATATGTGGTGTTGTTTATGTATAAATAATGTTGTAATTTACATCACTCTCACTTTCTTCTTTTCTATCAACACAATTTGATACATCACTGTCTTTCAAATGCCAAATCACATGGTTTTTCCTGGTATTTTCTATTGCAATGTTTTCTAGTCCGAATCTCTtgatatttacatatttaggcCTTGTCTGATAAAgcacttaattgcttaaattaaaatgtgaaGTACTTATTtcatttaagtgcgtttgataataattgttttttcatcacttaaattagttaattaagttaaaaaccacttattttgataagtcaaaatatttaacttatcattttaagttaaacactATCAACTAatacttttttaaaaattaaattatttaatattttcagcacttataatattcagcacttaaaattcagtacttattttttcagcacttaattttcagttttatcaaacaccaCCTTAGTGTGCATAAAAGCTCATATATCATGCACCTCTATAACAATGTTATTTGGTACCCCAGTAATACAAAACAATGAAAGTACTTTGCTTGCCCCTTTGACTAAGCTACGCTTCTCAGCTGTCATTTCCTTTAGTACACTTTAAATTTTACCTCTAAATTCATGAGACATCAACTTGTGTTGGATAAACACTTGTTCATATATAATTTCTAGGAAAATGTTTGGGTTAGTGAGATTTTCTTGTAAATTGAATTATACAAACAACGTAAATTCAATTTTATTGGTTGATTAATTGACATAATTACAAGTGGTATTATAACGAATTCTTTTGTTAAACATAGTTTCGTCTACAAAATTCAATATTACAAAGTTTGAcagatcaatttcttttagTCTATGAAAACTGAAAATGCATGCTATACTCATCCAAAATGGATAGGGATGCTCAAAGGAATTGCGAACTTGATGTAGATTAAAGTCGATGGTGACGGTTTTGATCGTAAACCGACAAAGAACAcaatcttctctagctaaattagaaggttgaataaacccaaggATGAATCCTTGCTCCAGTGGAGACTCAAAATATTAGATTATCAAAAAGTTGTGTTCTATTACAAAAAGAAAGGACTTTATACCTCCTTTCATTTAAAGGGAAAGGACTAAAGACCCTCACTAGGGTTTCCAATCAACACTTAataataggggtaaaatagggaAGAAAGTATGAAGGGTAAGTTGACCATTAAAGGAGGGCAAATAGTCAATAGTTAAATGGTCCCCCTTTATTCATAGCATCAAGAACTTTGGGAGGAAGCATCCTCCGGATTGGGCATGCTCCGCATACATTCGTCACGCTCCGCGTAAGTGTGCTTCTGGACTTGAAGGCTCTCGCTGGTGGCCTTCATGCTCCGCGTCCCTGGGAGTACGCTCCGCGTACATGACCTCCTGGACATGACTCTCTCCGAAGGCTCGATCGACGCTCCGCATGGATGACCTTCTGGATTTTTCTCCTGATTTTGGGCTCTACACGCTCCGCGTACTggtaggcacgctccgcgtgttctGCTGGCTGCTGCTGCTTTCTTCCTCCTTGGATGGCTCTCCATGGCCCTTGTTAACTTTGATACCGAGTTCCTTGTCCCTTGGTTTTGGAGTGGTTGTTGAGgaagggatgccctcatcaaaACTTCTTGATGGATGAAAAATGGAAGCAATCCTGAAGTACCAACTCCTCATAACTACTTGGATTTTCTGGTCAGGTTCACAAAGTGATATACAGTTCAATTCGTATGAATACATAGTGAACATGACCAGAAAATGATATACAGTTCAATTCGTTTGAATACAAAGTGATATGATATCACTTTGTATTCATACGAATTGAATTGTATGTCACTTTGTGCAAATCCAAACGGGGTAATACAACATTGTTAGCAAGTTTAGAGGCTATTATGTCATTTTAAATATATCAAGGTGATCAATAGGtcttttaagcaagttcatggGATTAACGAGATACTATCTAAGTTCAAGGGTACAATAAATTTTTAGGGCTAAGTTTAGGGGGTTCCGCATGTATTAAGCCAGTTTTTAAAGAGAATGAATATTGGACGATTTATATAGGTTTGACAACTAAGCATACTTCTAAGGTTGTAAAAATGTTAGGTCCTAGTTGGGCAGACATACATTAATCAAGAATTAGTCAGagattaatcagatttgtatttttgtattttcttatttattaataGATAAATTTGATAACTTGTGAAATCTTCTTTAGTTGGAATACCTTCATTGTGAGGTGTTGTTGGGACGACGGAggacactctgatgccaaagtcagatTAGTATTTGAGAGAATAACAAGAATAATGTCAAAAGTGCTCTAGAGctagtaagtgtacctttgattgcTGGAtgttggggtatttatataagTTTCTGTAACCTATTACATTGATAGTAGAGAAGATGAACAATTGTATCTTCATTGTTCATTTAATACCTTTTACTAGCTGAGTAACTTCCTTTAGAAGACGTTTATTTAGTTACACTATTAAACTCTATCATAACTGATATATAAGGCATAATGGCGGTTCCAAGAGCCTCTATAGATCCTAGTTGATCCATCTTGGCGTATAATATGTTGGGGATATGGACATATCCGCCTTGCGTATCCCAACATGGTAACACGCGGCTGATTATGATGATGTCGACTCCTTTGTTATTTGTATTATTTCCATATTACTCCTTGAATAACATTTCAGATGTTATCAGAAGTCCCCCTAAAAGATCAAGAAATCCCTTTAGGGTTGTTTGCCTTCTGAGCGTGTAGAGGACATTCATTGCATTGTCTAATTTGTTTCCCCATACCAACTAGAGATAGCCGCACCATGTGTGACTCCAcgatttttttagttttggcACTAATTATATATAGGGTGTTTTTTCATCTTAAACTCATTTTTACttcttttttcatcttcttcttcctgaaGATTCTTCATTGTCAATTTTCACCTGCTTTCATCTTAGGCCTCATTCTTCGACCGTCTGTTGTCATGTATGTTTACTTTCctcttttttatttatgttttgtaaaTAGAGAGATTTTTGTATTTTACTAATTTATGTAAAGATGTAACTTTTGCCTTTAGCTAGGGATTTCTCTTTTGCTAATTTCAGCCACATTTAAGCACaagattgattttttttcttaagaaTAAAAACAGCCCATCACTCCTTTTTCCAGATAGTGCCATGATTATGCAGAAAACCAATAAAAAAAGCAGAACCCAGAAGAGAAAAGTGAACAAAGGAATTAAAAGAGAAATGATACCGAGCTTCTAAGCTGAAGATGTCCATAAAAGTAGTGATCTTGCTGCTAGTTTTGGACATAAATGGCGGAAACGAAGTGAGAAGAGGTAAGTGCCATGATTCCAAATCACTCTGCTCCAAACCAGGATTAGTCTGCTCCAAATAACTATAaccatataaataatttatcaccATCACATAATTAATCTACAAGAACAATGAAGACATTATATAATTTAGAAATTTACCCTATCTACTCTACAGCAAGAAAATCTTGAACTGTTCCATGCCTCTTCACGTGGAACTGATATGTAATCTTTACACTTTCTCAAATGCACATTTTCGACCTAAATCCTGGGGAAAATAGTAATAAATTACTACATGTTCAATAATTAAGCAAATAAGACAGctattctaaaaataaataactaaataaaccGGCAAAGTGTGAACATAGAAACGCCCTAGGGATAACCCGGGGGACGCTCATGTTCAATCTCACTAGAAATCCACAGAATTGGGGCGATGGACCCTAGAGAAGTAGGGACAACCACTGCGTTGAAAACCTCCATGGACGACATTATCAATCAATTAACAACATCAGAGCTAGGACCTAGAAGACTCACAGCCAAGTGATTCTCGTTGTGAATATAAGTGTAAGCAGAGTATAAAACGTTACCCAGTAAAATATTTTGTGTTGGTGTTAAAAGATACACACATGAATACGGAAAGAGCTGAAACTTACCTGATAATGGAAGTGCTAATGTTGATCTCAAATATCATCATTCCTTCAACCTTTACTGTGTCTAAGGTGGAAACTAGGGTTATCAACTCGGGAAACTGCAGATTGATGGTAATGGCGATGCTGCGAATCGAGAGTGAGGAAAGATGTATGGTGTTGACTATTGAAGTGAATTTAGGGATTCTTGAGATAGATATCATGGTCGATGCTCTTAGTAAGAAAGAGAATCAAATTTGGGGATTTTGATTACCCATGTGGGAAATTTTGGGGGGAATATATCCCGCTAAAAAATTTAGCAGATATAATGACCGGagttataataatatttactgAAATTTTGTGTTTGGTGAAAAAATTTTACTTCCACTCATTAAATCTATTTACAGTATGTTTTTAATGAGCGTGTTTTCTCCACTCATTAAATTTTGGTCATAAAAAATCCTTTTTCTTGGTCCGGTATAAGCATTAACATACTCTCCTTCCAACAGTCTGAGTATGTCAAATTCCATCTTCAATGTTTAAAGCCCTCTTTACCCTCACGGAACTCTTGAATTTCTGTTTCATAGAGTCCCAAATATTCTTGGAACTATCATCATTGAGAATAGTATCCATGATTTCTCTattaatggcttgataaagagATAAATCTTGATCTTCTTGTCTTTCAATTGTTTCTCCTCTATCATCTTGGTTGTGCTCCAGTCGCCTGAGTACTTGTTGGAACCTTATATGTCCCCTCCTTAATTAAGTTCAAATGTTCCTTAACACGAAGGAAATTCTCCATCAGCTTTTCAGTGCTTATAATATCCAATGGTTGCATGAATTTCCCATTGGCACTACTACTCTCAGCCATATATTCTCTTTCGCATAAACGATATTCCTCTCactcaatatttatttttttatgatattaatattattcacggcgagggcgagccttggtgcaacggtaaaacgttgttgtcgtgtgaccagaggtcacgggttcgagtcttaggagcggcctcttgccaattaaattggcaagggaaggcttgctcccaatacacccttgtggtgggacccttcctcggaccctcgctcagcggggacgcgtattGCGACCGGGCGCccttttttttactaatattaTTCACGGATTTTTATAAcacaaatttttatatatccTTATGTTTCAACTAAAATAACATcatttttaccttattttttctattttttttttcatttttcgttttttctgGCTTTTTCTTCGATGGCCTCATTTTCTCCCGTTGTtcatatataatttttgttccttagttttctttttttttttgaaccagaAAGAGAAAGATCAAATAAATGATGGATTTGCATCCATAACAATAGTGTTCACAAGCCATTCCGGCACCATAGTTGAAAcgaaatcgctagcattggaatagGCAAGCCTAGCTACCAGATGAGCTGCACTGTTCGCTAAACGaggaataaaaactaatttaaaagcTGAATTGGATCTTAGAACTACTCGACAGTCCTCTAGTATCATTCCGAATTCAGAGATATCCTGTTTT includes these proteins:
- the LOC136209276 gene encoding MLP-like protein 328 is translated as MEEMKGEIVAEVELKSGPHAFFKFWKEEAHNTPNHTSSHIKAVKIHHGDGKTPGSIKIWDYTIDGKKEVFKEMIEVEEEKKMVKLTGLEGDVFKLYKVYNGIWHIIPKGDGYVAKITIEYEKLNPEFPAPHKYLDMVANFTKDIDAGLVNASASVSA